The following is a genomic window from Paenibacillus sp. FSL R5-0766.
AACAAAGCAACAGAGCGTGCCCAGCACGCCGTTGAGATTGGGAAACTGAACAACCAGATTGTGGGCTTGCAACAGGAACAGGAAGTCCATTTTACAGATATGGGTCGCATCTTCTATGAGGGTTATCGGGCACAGGATATGACGCGTGCGGAAAAAGAAATGGTGGATCTGTCGCAGCTCTGCGACGAATTGCAGGACGAGATTGATAGTCTGCGCAACAAGATTGCACAACTTAAGAACGAACGGTTGTGCGAGTGTGGACACGTCGCTTCCCTGGATGCCAACTTCTGCCCTAAATGCGGACGCAAGTTGGGTGAACTCAAGACAGCAGCGCCCAAAGTAGGAGCAGCAGGAGTCGCAGGAGCCACCACAGCCGCAAGACAGGAGGCAGCTGTAGCTCAGACCCCAACTGAAGAGCCGGACTTCTACGATGCGCCACCTGAGTTGGAACTGGAGGAAGACGAGCCGTATCATACGGTCATTCCGTCCATAGCGGATCTGGAAACGGAATCGGAATATAACAGTACGGAATTTACCCAGGAAGAAAAGGAAGCGTTTGATGCGGAGTGGGAACGTCGCAGAGACGAAGAGATGCAACGGGAACGTGAGCGTCAGCAGGAACTGGACGAACGCATTCGCTACTGGAAAGAAAACAACCCGATCGTGAACACGGTGGACGTACAGACCGAAGTATCACGTGAAATGGTGAATTGTCAGATTTGTGCAGCCGAGCTGCCCAAAGGGTCGAAGTGGTGCCCGCGATGTGGTGCCGAACAGATCTGATCTGATGCAGTAGTAGCACTGCCGCATCGCATCAGTGTGAGGCAGTGCGGGTTGCTGACAGCATGGGGGGACGGGAATATGGACCAACTGCTGCATCATTTGCGTCATCTCGGGTTTACCGAGATGGAATCTAAAATTATGGTGGAACTCGCTCGTCAGGGATCAGCCTCAGGATATGAGGTTGCGAAGCGGCTTGGCGTGTCCCGTTCCAATGTATATGCGACCCTGCAACGGCTGGAACAGCGTGGATTCTTGCGGTGTAGTCCGGGGGAACCGGCGAAGTATAGTGTGCTGAAGCCGGAGGAGATGACACGTAT
Proteins encoded in this region:
- a CDS encoding zinc ribbon domain-containing protein — protein: MKLLQRIKDGANKATERAQHAVEIGKLNNQIVGLQQEQEVHFTDMGRIFYEGYRAQDMTRAEKEMVDLSQLCDELQDEIDSLRNKIAQLKNERLCECGHVASLDANFCPKCGRKLGELKTAAPKVGAAGVAGATTAARQEAAVAQTPTEEPDFYDAPPELELEEDEPYHTVIPSIADLETESEYNSTEFTQEEKEAFDAEWERRRDEEMQRERERQQELDERIRYWKENNPIVNTVDVQTEVSREMVNCQICAAELPKGSKWCPRCGAEQI